The Belonocnema kinseyi isolate 2016_QV_RU_SX_M_011 chromosome 10, B_treatae_v1, whole genome shotgun sequence genome has a window encoding:
- the LOC117182041 gene encoding uncharacterized protein LOC117182041, translating into MEKSIILADSIVSDSKRIATLLEGARKNDKEPRTRTKVDEEDEDIQRQKADCSKCRGDEGDCKIPHIEDLCSVDKSRISQLISHLTKCTQEKNEAQSALAVLQAENEVLKNRYEFYCNQSEGEKTQLKLQLSEKTSEFSKLRQRTSHYLDLLSKQIGLQEKEFSKIAETVKNLLREKIFLQNSLIEKDMRVRVAEAQIERMKEKAEMEKLFSLKEQTKNISTQLADQACQTIEDWEDVSLKPISSYSETGLLSSEKHSRLDFFQNTRQVQRPKSVNDLEEPSTDGNMIRDLFFKCPNISDSETLQIQPLSTFYQ; encoded by the exons ATGGAAAAATCGATAATCCTCGCAGACTCGATTGTATCGGACTCAAAAAG AATTGCTACGTTGCTGGAAGGAGCTCGTAAGAACGACAAGGAGCCAAGGACGAGGACTAAAGTTGACGAAG aAGACGAAGACATTCAAAGACAAAAGGCCGATTGTTCAAAATGCAGAGGTGATGAGGGAGATTGCAAAATTCCGCATATCGAAGATCTCTGCAGTGTTGACAAGAGCCGAATATCCCAGCTAATTTCGCATCTTACAAA ATGTACGCAAGAAAAAAATGAAGCCCAGTCTGCACTGGCTGTTCTCCAAGCAGAAAACGAAGTCTTAAAAAATCGGTATGAATTTTACTGCAATCAAAGTGAAGGAGAGAAAACACAGTTAAAATTACAG TTATCAGAAAAAACTTCGGAATTCAGTAAACTACGCCAAAGAACCTCACACTACTTGGATCTTCTTAGCAAGCAAATAGGActtcaagaaaaagaattttctaaaatcgcGGAAACAGTTAAAAATCTCCTTCGAGAAAAGATTTTTCTGCagaactctttaattgaaaaggatATGAGGGTAAGAGTCGCAGAGGCCCAAATCGAAAGAATGAAGGAGAAAGCAGAAATGGAGAAACTGTTTTCCCTCAAAGAACAAACTAAGAATATTTCAACCCAACTTGCCGATCAAGCATGCCAGACTATCGAGGACTGGGAGGATGtgag CTTGAAGCCAATTAGCTCCTATTCTGAGACGGGGTTGCTGAGTTCAGAAAAACATTCCAGgctggatttttttcaaaatacgagACAAGTTCAACGTCCCAAAAGCGTCAATGATTTGGAAGAGCCTTCCACTGATGGAAACATGATACGAGATCTATTTTTTAAGTGTCCCAATATCAGCGACAGCGAAACTTTACAAATACAACCTCTATCtacattttatcaataa